In Blastopirellula sp. J2-11, a single genomic region encodes these proteins:
- the tssF gene encoding type VI secretion system baseplate subunit TssF, with product MNETLFPYYERELLLAREQSQQFARKHPAAAGRLLLEANRSRDPHVERLIESFALIAGRIQKKLDDDFPEVTDALLEVLYPHYLAPIPSMATVQFQPDPTNPQASGAKIARGSQLRTQRVGDGPCFFRTCYDTTVWPVEVTHVDTLTPPWSNSVTVRRDAMAAIRIRLRCQADTSFSSLPMESLRFHLHGGDQVTAKLYEYMLNHCNRVSIVAADDKKEETRVNFDPQQVITPVGFQPEEALLPSAAQGQPGYQLLTDLFAYPEKFLYFDLHGFRKAAKAGWQREIDVWFFFDSVEPLIHGSIHADTFQLGCTPAINLFDKICEPIAIDHRRSEYRITPDVQRPNDVEVHSIRRVTTQGVDGDVEFRPFYAVGHASRWNPAAPDEAYWHLSRRPSTQPGDDGDDSFLQLVDLNFDPCRPADAVATVQAVCSNRDLPTKLYNQWGSAEFQLQVPAPIKATRCLRQPTPPLRPPVDNGNRWRLVSHLSLNHLSLTDKHGIDSLREILRLYDFSTDGNGHERAIRNRQMIEGVQRLKCDRTVARVGSSLKGGFCRGLEIRIELDDQKYHGVGAYLFASVLERFLGLYVNINSFTQLVAVTQQRGLLKRFEPRAGEAMLL from the coding sequence ATGAACGAAACGCTCTTCCCCTACTACGAACGTGAACTATTGCTCGCCCGCGAGCAATCACAGCAGTTCGCGCGCAAGCACCCTGCCGCAGCCGGTCGTCTGCTGCTAGAAGCGAATCGTAGCCGCGACCCGCATGTCGAACGCCTGATCGAGTCGTTTGCGCTGATCGCCGGTCGCATTCAAAAGAAACTAGACGACGATTTTCCGGAAGTGACCGACGCGCTGCTCGAAGTTCTGTATCCGCACTACCTGGCCCCGATTCCGTCGATGGCCACGGTCCAATTCCAGCCCGATCCGACCAACCCGCAAGCCTCCGGCGCCAAAATCGCCCGCGGCAGTCAACTCCGTACGCAACGTGTCGGCGACGGCCCCTGCTTCTTTCGCACTTGCTACGACACGACGGTTTGGCCGGTCGAAGTGACTCATGTCGACACGCTCACGCCGCCGTGGAGCAATTCGGTTACCGTTCGTCGCGACGCGATGGCCGCGATTCGTATTCGCCTGCGTTGCCAGGCCGACACCTCTTTCAGCTCGCTGCCGATGGAGTCGCTTCGCTTCCATTTGCACGGCGGCGACCAGGTCACCGCCAAGCTCTACGAATACATGTTGAACCATTGTAATCGCGTCTCGATCGTCGCCGCCGACGACAAAAAAGAAGAGACTCGCGTCAACTTTGATCCTCAGCAAGTCATCACGCCGGTCGGTTTCCAACCCGAAGAAGCGTTGCTGCCGTCGGCTGCTCAAGGTCAGCCCGGTTACCAACTCTTGACCGACCTGTTCGCCTACCCCGAGAAGTTCCTCTACTTTGATCTGCATGGTTTTCGCAAAGCGGCTAAAGCAGGCTGGCAGCGTGAGATCGACGTTTGGTTCTTTTTCGATAGCGTCGAACCACTCATTCATGGCTCGATTCATGCCGACACGTTCCAACTTGGATGCACGCCGGCGATCAACCTGTTTGACAAGATTTGCGAACCGATCGCGATCGATCACCGCCGCAGTGAGTACCGCATCACGCCAGACGTACAACGCCCCAACGATGTCGAGGTTCACTCGATTCGCCGTGTGACCACACAGGGAGTCGACGGCGACGTCGAGTTTCGCCCGTTTTATGCGGTGGGGCACGCGAGCCGTTGGAATCCGGCGGCCCCCGACGAAGCCTATTGGCATCTGTCGCGGCGACCTTCGACTCAACCAGGAGACGACGGCGACGACTCATTCCTGCAGCTAGTCGACTTGAACTTTGATCCCTGTCGCCCAGCGGACGCGGTCGCCACGGTGCAAGCCGTTTGCTCCAATCGCGATCTCCCGACCAAGCTTTACAATCAATGGGGTTCGGCCGAATTCCAACTGCAAGTGCCGGCGCCGATCAAAGCGACGCGCTGCTTACGGCAACCGACTCCGCCGCTACGACCTCCTGTCGACAACGGCAATCGCTGGCGCTTGGTCTCGCACTTGTCGCTCAATCATCTGTCGCTGACCGACAAGCATGGAATCGACAGTCTGCGTGAGATCTTGCGTCTGTATGATTTTTCGACCGATGGCAACGGTCACGAACGAGCAATTCGTAACCGCCAAATGATCGAAGGCGTGCAGCGGCTAAAGTGCGATCGAACCGTCGCTCGCGTCGGCAGCTCACTAAAGGGAGGCTTCTGCCGCGGCCTGGAGATTCGCATCGAACTTGACGACCAAAAATATCATGGCGTCGGCGCCTATCTGTTTGCGTCAGTCTTGGAGCGATTTCTCGGCTTGTACGTCAACATCAACTCGTTCACTCAGCTGGTTGCCGTGACGCAACAGCGCGGCTTACTGAAACGCTTTGAACCTCGAGCCGGAGAGGCGATGCTCCTATGA
- the tssE gene encoding type VI secretion system baseplate subunit TssE — protein sequence MPRPTLTPELTPSIYDRLVDACFEVEPDSRAQSVRGFVLGICRDLEDLLNTSASRPVDEIDALAVRNSVYCYGVPELTLHDGATRADMLALASDIENTIRRFEPRLDTVHVNLDVSKQSVWNRISFAIEGTSKALPNAKIRVGAALNPTNRRIEVTPNES from the coding sequence ATGCCGAGACCGACCCTCACTCCTGAATTAACGCCGTCGATTTATGATCGATTGGTGGACGCCTGTTTCGAGGTGGAACCCGACAGCCGTGCGCAAAGCGTGCGCGGATTTGTGTTGGGCATTTGCCGCGATCTCGAAGACCTGCTGAACACATCCGCTTCGCGTCCGGTGGACGAAATCGATGCGCTGGCTGTTCGCAATTCGGTCTATTGCTATGGCGTTCCCGAACTAACGCTGCATGATGGCGCTACGCGAGCCGATATGCTTGCTTTGGCGAGCGATATTGAAAACACGATTCGCCGCTTCGAACCTCGTCTCGACACGGTTCACGTCAACCTCGACGTTTCGAAGCAGAGCGTCTGGAATCGCATTTCGTTTGCGATAGAAGGAACGTCCAAAGCGTTGCCCAATGCGAAGATTCGCGTCGGCGCGGCGCTCAACCCCACCAACCGTCGCATTGAAGTGACGCCGAACGAATCATGA
- a CDS encoding Hcp family type VI secretion system effector — protein MAVDYFLKISDIEGESGDSVHAKEIEISEFNWSASQTGTFAQGAGGGAGKVRMNDFEFMTRTGKASPKLMLACAKGDHIPEVTLTCRKAGGGQQEFYTITMKDVLIAHYQTSSHRNTGSTEEGQGYDDGLPRDFVKLNFAKIECEYRPQKDDGSMDNPVKAGYDLKANKPV, from the coding sequence ATGGCAGTCGATTACTTTTTGAAAATCTCGGACATCGAAGGCGAATCGGGCGACTCGGTACACGCCAAAGAAATCGAAATCTCGGAATTCAATTGGAGCGCTTCGCAAACCGGCACCTTCGCTCAAGGCGCTGGCGGCGGCGCCGGCAAAGTCCGCATGAACGATTTCGAGTTCATGACCCGCACCGGCAAAGCCTCGCCGAAACTGATGCTCGCTTGCGCCAAAGGGGATCACATTCCCGAAGTGACCCTCACCTGTCGTAAGGCGGGCGGCGGACAGCAAGAGTTCTACACCATCACGATGAAGGACGTTTTGATCGCCCATTATCAAACCTCCAGCCATCGCAACACCGGTTCGACCGAAGAAGGTCAAGGCTACGACGACGGCCTGCCGCGTGACTTCGTGAAATTGAACTTCGCGAAGATCGAATGCGAATATCGTCCGCAGAAGGACGACGGCAGCATGGACAATCCGGTCAAAGCCGGATACGACCTGAAGGCCAACAAGCCTGTCTAA
- the tssB gene encoding type VI secretion system contractile sheath small subunit, translating to MSESLQHKLDRVRPPRVQITYDVETGGAMEVKELPLVVGVMADLSGQPKEALPGIKQRKFVPIDRDNFNSVLEKSGARVAMQVPNVLEDDNTNLSVELNFKDMTDFEPTNVARQVPVLANLLEMRDRLKQLLSKMEGNDALCGLLDDTLGDDAARDTISKDLGVEAPTA from the coding sequence ATGAGCGAAAGCCTGCAACACAAGCTTGATCGCGTGCGTCCTCCGCGCGTGCAAATTACGTATGACGTCGAGACCGGCGGCGCGATGGAAGTCAAAGAGCTTCCGTTGGTTGTCGGCGTGATGGCCGATCTTTCGGGCCAGCCGAAAGAAGCTTTGCCGGGCATTAAGCAACGCAAGTTCGTGCCGATCGATCGCGATAACTTCAACAGCGTTTTGGAAAAGAGCGGCGCCCGTGTCGCGATGCAGGTTCCGAACGTGTTGGAAGACGATAACACGAACCTCAGCGTCGAGCTGAACTTCAAAGACATGACCGACTTCGAGCCGACCAACGTCGCTCGCCAGGTTCCGGTTTTGGCCAATCTGCTCGAGATGCGTGATCGCTTGAAGCAACTGCTCAGCAAAATGGAAGGCAACGACGCTTTGTGCGGATTGCTGGACGACACGCTGGGTGACGACGCTGCTCGCGACACGATCAGCAAAGACCTTGGCGTCGAAGCTCCGACCGCCTAG
- the tssA gene encoding type VI secretion system protein TssA: protein MAEVDVAELISPVSEDRPAGDPDAYSHRLHDQFRELRREEDADDFDDVTRPAVLKQADWAGIVDLARNSLLHDSKDLRVVCHLIEGLSRTEGIHGVAAGLDLLKNLIEQRWDTLNPPLDNGPEARLAPLANLLDDEDRGVLFPRTIRRVPLLSNSQGQLTAVDWLQWQQSKNPEEQARLSRILAAATRDDVQHAVQAAQRSHDAAREIARLLDERLGCDATALLNLQKALEECQRLLAAELAKRPEPTPEIESTTAGEAGAPGAVANDGRSGNVGDIVVRRQELYRQLSAAADLLEQIEPNSPAPFLVRRAVQLGQMPFPQLMQAIVREQTVLDELQRQIGDSQTSAIAN from the coding sequence ATGGCCGAAGTAGACGTAGCCGAACTAATTTCGCCCGTCTCCGAAGATCGTCCCGCCGGCGATCCGGACGCCTATTCGCATCGTTTGCACGATCAATTTCGTGAATTACGTCGTGAAGAGGACGCCGACGACTTTGACGACGTCACGCGACCGGCCGTCCTGAAGCAGGCCGATTGGGCCGGTATTGTCGATCTTGCTCGTAATTCGCTTTTGCACGATAGCAAAGATCTGCGGGTCGTCTGCCACTTGATCGAAGGTCTCTCCCGAACCGAAGGAATCCACGGGGTCGCCGCTGGACTTGATCTGCTAAAAAATCTCATTGAACAGCGTTGGGATACTCTGAATCCGCCGCTGGACAACGGCCCAGAAGCCCGGCTCGCTCCGCTGGCCAACTTGTTGGACGACGAAGATCGCGGTGTTCTTTTTCCGCGCACGATTCGCCGCGTTCCGCTGCTCTCGAACAGTCAAGGCCAACTGACCGCCGTCGATTGGCTGCAATGGCAACAATCCAAAAACCCGGAAGAACAAGCTCGTTTGTCGCGCATTCTGGCTGCGGCTACGCGAGACGACGTGCAGCACGCCGTCCAAGCAGCGCAGCGGTCGCACGATGCGGCCCGCGAAATCGCACGTCTGCTAGATGAACGACTCGGCTGCGACGCGACGGCGCTGTTGAATTTGCAAAAGGCGCTGGAGGAATGCCAGCGTTTGCTGGCGGCCGAACTGGCCAAACGGCCAGAACCGACTCCGGAAATTGAATCCACGACCGCCGGAGAAGCGGGGGCCCCTGGGGCTGTCGCCAACGATGGTCGTTCTGGCAACGTGGGCGATATTGTCGTTCGCCGCCAGGAACTTTATCGGCAGCTTTCGGCGGCAGCCGATCTGCTCGAGCAAATTGAACCGAACAGCCCCGCGCCATTCCTTGTGCGTCGCGCAGTTCAACTCGGCCAGATGCCGTTTCCGCAATTGATGCAAGCCATCGTACGCGAACAGACGGTGCTGGACGAATTACAAAGGCAAATTGGCGACTCGCAGACGTCTGCGATCGCAAATTGA
- a CDS encoding DotU family type IV/VI secretion system protein gives MQSPLAEDVRAVMDYGLELLRRLESQQKVDLEFEQAILLDLLQRDSIADVANTRREEQTVNVQYALACWLDEIFTDCPQSTTAWNEQKIEMHLFGANDRAWRFWHEAELALRRGKNDSLEVYYLCVALGFRGEMRVQPEKLMSWISRARVAVGDIDDLQVSLEAELPPSCDARPLRGEGRMQTMIAAACVVGLVAAPFLTFVVVDWFGR, from the coding sequence ATGCAATCTCCCTTGGCAGAAGACGTACGTGCCGTAATGGACTACGGACTCGAACTGCTCCGTCGACTCGAGTCGCAGCAGAAGGTGGATCTCGAGTTTGAACAAGCGATCCTGCTTGATCTATTGCAACGTGACTCGATCGCAGACGTCGCGAATACGCGTCGCGAAGAGCAGACGGTCAACGTTCAGTACGCACTTGCATGTTGGCTCGATGAAATTTTTACCGACTGCCCGCAGTCGACGACCGCCTGGAACGAACAAAAGATTGAGATGCATCTGTTTGGCGCCAACGATCGAGCATGGCGTTTCTGGCACGAAGCCGAATTGGCGCTGCGTCGCGGTAAGAATGATTCTTTGGAAGTCTATTACCTTTGCGTAGCGCTTGGATTTCGGGGTGAAATGCGTGTGCAGCCTGAAAAGCTGATGTCGTGGATCTCGCGAGCTCGAGTCGCCGTGGGCGACATCGACGACTTGCAAGTTTCCCTCGAAGCGGAACTTCCGCCGTCATGCGACGCTCGACCCTTGCGTGGAGAAGGCCGCATGCAAACGATGATCGCCGCTGCTTGCGTTGTCGGACTTGTTGCCGCCCCTTTTCTCACGTTCGTCGTCGTCGACTGGTTCGGTCGCTAA
- the tssC gene encoding type VI secretion system contractile sheath large subunit, with translation MAAENETAAGGTATLELTLLDQILENTRPLDDAEMELNKSYIEEFVRQAAKDQNKVSKDAATKINFWIAELDKKLSAQLNEVMHHEKFQALESSWRGLSFLVHESETGTSLKIRVMNATKHDLLKDLETAVEFDQSAIFKKIYEEEYGQLGGQPYGLLIGDYEFSRRPEDINLLKLMSNVAAAAHAPLISAASPTLFNLDSFSDLPNPRDLAKIFEGATHTSWRSFRDSEDSRYVALTLPHVLSRLPYGEEFKKVEEFNFEEAVDGKDYHKYLWMNAAWAYGVRITNAFSKYGWFAKVRGVEGGGKVENLPVHTFPTDDGDIAMKCPTEIAISDRREFELSNLGFLPLLHAKNTDYAVFMGAQSAQKPKVYFDDDANSNAELSSKINFLLCVSRFAHYLKVMARDKIGSNLEVAEAERWLNSWISNYVCDPATAGDETKAKCPLSDARVEVREVKGKPGWYEAVAWLRPHFQLETLEASMRLVAEVPKQG, from the coding sequence ATGGCTGCTGAAAATGAAACCGCCGCCGGCGGAACGGCGACACTAGAACTGACCCTGCTGGATCAGATTCTGGAAAACACGCGTCCGCTTGACGACGCTGAAATGGAATTGAACAAGTCGTACATCGAAGAATTTGTACGCCAGGCCGCTAAAGACCAGAACAAGGTCTCGAAGGACGCCGCCACGAAGATCAATTTCTGGATCGCCGAGCTCGACAAGAAGCTCTCGGCCCAGTTGAACGAAGTCATGCACCACGAGAAGTTCCAAGCCCTGGAAAGCAGCTGGCGCGGACTTAGCTTCCTGGTTCACGAATCGGAAACCGGCACGTCGCTGAAGATTCGCGTCATGAACGCGACCAAGCACGACCTGCTGAAAGATCTGGAGACCGCCGTCGAATTCGACCAGAGCGCGATCTTCAAGAAGATCTACGAAGAAGAATACGGCCAACTCGGCGGTCAGCCTTACGGTTTGTTGATCGGCGATTATGAGTTCTCGCGTCGTCCGGAAGACATCAACCTATTGAAGCTGATGTCGAACGTCGCCGCCGCGGCTCACGCTCCGTTGATCTCGGCCGCTTCGCCGACGCTGTTCAACCTTGACAGCTTCTCGGACCTGCCGAACCCGCGTGACTTGGCCAAGATCTTCGAGGGCGCGACCCACACTTCGTGGCGTTCGTTCCGCGATAGCGAAGATTCGCGATACGTCGCTTTGACTCTGCCGCACGTTCTGTCTCGCTTGCCTTACGGCGAAGAGTTCAAGAAGGTCGAAGAGTTCAACTTTGAAGAAGCGGTCGACGGCAAAGATTACCACAAGTACCTGTGGATGAACGCCGCTTGGGCCTATGGCGTCCGCATCACCAACGCCTTCTCGAAATACGGCTGGTTCGCCAAAGTTCGCGGAGTCGAAGGGGGCGGTAAAGTGGAGAACCTTCCGGTTCACACCTTCCCGACCGATGACGGCGACATTGCGATGAAGTGCCCGACCGAAATCGCGATCAGTGATCGTCGTGAGTTCGAGTTGTCCAACCTTGGCTTCCTGCCGTTGTTGCACGCCAAGAACACGGATTACGCCGTCTTCATGGGCGCCCAAAGCGCTCAAAAGCCGAAGGTTTACTTCGACGACGACGCCAACTCGAACGCCGAACTGTCGTCGAAAATCAACTTCCTGTTGTGCGTCTCGCGATTCGCGCATTACCTGAAGGTCATGGCTCGCGACAAAATCGGCTCGAACCTGGAAGTCGCCGAAGCCGAACGTTGGTTGAACAGCTGGATCAGCAACTACGTTTGCGATCCCGCCACCGCCGGCGACGAAACCAAAGCGAAGTGCCCGCTGTCTGACGCTCGCGTTGAAGTTCGCGAAGTCAAAGGCAAGCCGGGTTGGTACGAAGCGGTCGCTTGGCTGCGTCCTCACTTCCAGCTCGAAACGCTCGAAGCCTCGATGCGTTTGGTCGCCGAAGTGCCGAAGCAAGGCTAG